One genomic window of Manihot esculenta cultivar AM560-2 chromosome 16, M.esculenta_v8, whole genome shotgun sequence includes the following:
- the LOC110607675 gene encoding transcription repressor OFP5, with translation MKWGKKKPSSSSASSRPFLISQVLPTSWLTKFKQTSISSRQKHAKVKQKEKWNSVSTDSSACANSGGKIYGGDGDAFWRLSFGEDSLEGMNYINVSRSVQYNSDDDLEFLASSHHSCKSKASRVNGSGQTQKFSNMVSPVKKMKELLEEEEILPERTSTREKEAEIRTPRLKVRRDEKLRKGKQRDFEGKQLELDGIQHEAERIPRNAAMKNVFETEPQRTGGMVEREDCKLAAFDSRKDCYFSSMNSRDSHGRKIEVGCDFPAEKEHDGFSTEKFSFERQRLKEKKIEELKSRSEEQRKSLCISRELQRKRPKQNSKLKVYSPRTASKVEICKIKALEDMKKAKLKMKKKAKDKEMEEFKDLESFAMVKFSYDPQKDFRDSMTEMIREQRISQLEELEELLACYLTLNSDEFHGLIIRAFQQVWFNLNQACFTEFDNEECH, from the coding sequence ATGAAGTGGGGCAAGAAGAAACCATCTTCATCATCTGCTTCTTCTCGCCCTTTCTTAATCTCTCAAGTTCTACCCACTTCATGGCTGACAAAGTTCAAGCAAACAAGCATCAGTTCCAGGCAGAAACATGCGAAAGTCAAGCAAAAAGAGAAATGGAATTCTGTGTCTACAGACTCTTCGGCTTGTGCTAATAGTGGAGGTAAAATTTATGGAGGAGATGGTGATGCTTTTTGGAGGCTATCGTTTGGAGAGGATAGTCTTGAGGGCATGAACTACATAAATGTGTCACGATCAGTTCAGTACAATTCAGACGATGATCTTGAATTTCTAGCATCAAGCCACCACAGCTGTAAATCAAAAGCTTCAAGAGTGAATGGAAGTGGACAGACTCAAAAGTTCAGTAACATGGTTTCTCCagtaaagaaaatgaaagaattactagaagaagaagagattttGCCAGAACGAACAAGTACAAGGGAAAAAGAAGCAGAAATCAGAACACCAAGGCTGAAAGTTAGAAGAGATGAGAAATTAAGAAAAGGAAAGCAAAGGGATTTTGAAGGGAAGCAATTAGAACTAGATGGAATACAACATGAAGCAGAAAGGATTCCAAGAAATGCAGCAATGAAGAATGTGTTTGAGACTGAACCTCAAAGAACAGGTGGGATGGTTGAAAGGGAGGATTGTAAGTTGGCAGCTTTTGATTCAAGGAAAGATTGCTACTTCTCTTCCATGAATTCAAGAGATTCTCATGGAAGGAAAATTGAAGTGGGTTGTGATTTTCCTGCTGAGAAGGAACATGATGGATTTTCTACAGAAAAGTTTAGCTTTGAGCGGCAGAGGTTGAAAGAGAAGAAGATTGAAGAGCTCAAGTCAAGAAGTGAAGAACAGAGGAAATCTCTGTGCATAAGCAGGGAATTACAGAGGAAAAGACCAAAGCAGAACAGTAAACTAAAAGTTTATTCTCCAAGAACAGCTTCAAAAGTTGAAATTTGCAAAATAAAAGCTCTGGAAGACATGAAGAAAGCCAagttgaaaatgaaaaagaaggcaAAGGACAAAGAAATGGAGGAATTCAAGGATTTAGAAAGCTTCGCCATGGTAAAATTTTCGTATGATCCCCAGAAGGACTTCAGAGATTCAATGACTGAGATGATTAGAGAGCAGAGAATTAGCCAGCTAGAAGAGCTTGAAGAACTCTTGGCATGCTATTTGACATTAAATTCTGATGAGTTCCATGGTCTCATCATCAGGGCATTCCAGCAGGTATGGTTCAACCTGAACCAAGCTTGTTTTACTGAATTCGACAATGAAGAGTGTCACTGA